CATCAAGATGTTAGTTTTTTTCAAGCCTCAAAAGGATTGTTAGGGAGTTTAAGTAACAATATGAAGCATTTTTTAGTAGAGGTAAAGTATGCGTTTTTACGTTTTTTCTATTTGATAAAGTTTATAATGAATAAACCGAAGCAATTTTAAGAATGGTAAAAAGAATAAAAAATAATAATTTTGATTTTTTGCGTTTTTTGTTTGCAATTTTTGTTGTTATTTCACATGCTTATGCCTTATCTGGAGGTGCCGAAGAAAACACAGGGATTAATAAATTATCCAATGGGCAATTATCTTTTTCTCAAATAGGATTAAGTGGTTTTTTTATTATTAGTGGGTATTTTATTTTTCAAAGTTTACAAAGAAGTAAAAGCCTTTTAATATATTATAAAAAGCGATTTTTAAGAATTTTTCCGGCACTTGTTGTCGTTTTATGTCTTTCATTAATTTTAGTAGCATTTGTCTATACTGGTGAGGTTTCTTTTTTTAAAAATAAAGAAGTATATACCTATATACCTTATAATGTAAGTTTATATGGATTTCAATCGAGTATACAAGGTGTTTTTGATACCAATACATACCGTTCCATAAATGGTTCGCTTTGGTCTATTAGATATGAGTTTAGCTTGTACATTGCTCTGTCTTTTCTTTTTTTTATTAGAAACAAAAAGTGGATTATTTCGTATGTATTAAGCTTAACTTTTTTCGTTTTTTACATACTATATAATTTTTATCTACCTAAGTTTGCAGGTGCTAGTTTTATGAATTTATTAGGGTTACATATACTCAATTTAGGAACTTTCTTCATAGCAGGTAGTGTGTTAGCCTCCTTGCAATTAGAAACTTTTAAAAATAAAAAGACATTATTGTTTGTTGCTGTAAGTATCTTTCTTTGTTCGCCTTATTTTAATTATTATGATTTAGTAAATTATATAGTTTTGCCTTTTTTAATATTATTAATAGGGTTTGTTCCTTTTATAGGATTGAAAGACTTTTTTAAATTAGGAGATGCCTCCTATGGTATTTATATTTATAGTTTTCCTATCCAGCAAACCTTGATGTGGTTTTTTAAAATGAATACTTATACATTAATGCTATATTCCATTTTTTTATCAATTGGGTTTGGTTTTTTATCTTGGCATTTAATTGAAAAACAGGCATTGAAATTAAAACAAAACGTTTAAAATAAGTTGATGAGCCAATTAGTATCCATAATAGTACCATGTTACAATCAAGCGCTGTATTTGGATGATGCATTGCAGTCAGTGATGAATCAAAGTTATCAAGAATGGGAATGTATTATTGTTGATGATGGTAGTCCTGATAATACAGAACAAATAGCTAAAGAATGGTTGGCAAAAGACATTCGTTTTAAATATATTAATAAAAAAAACGGAGGGATATGTAGTGCACGTAATTTAGGAATTACTGAAGCAGATGGAGAATTTATATTGCCTTTAGATGCCGATGATAAAATTGGTAGTGATTATTTGAAATTAACTATTAATGAATTTCTAAAAGACCCAACCCTTAAAGTAGTGTATACTAAGGCAGAAAAATTTGGTTCTGAATCTGGAGTTTGGAATTTACCCGTATTTGATATTTCTAAATTAGGTTTATATAACATGATTTTTTGCTCAGCGCTTTATAGAAAAACGGAATGGGAACGTGTAGGAGGTTATGATCTAAATATGGTATTAGGTCTTGAAGATTGGGAATTTTGGATTGCAGTATTAAAAAATGGAGGCCATGTATCTCAATTAGATTACGTAGGTTTTTATTATAGAATAAAAGAAAAATCAAGACATACAAATTTGGATGTTTCAGACAAAAAGGAGTTGTATAACTATTTAAGCATTAAACATGCTGATTTTTATGTAAAGCACCAGGGCTCATTCATTACTTTAAATTCTGAAATAGAGGCGCTAAAAAAAATGAAACTATTAAAAGGTAGAAAAAAGGTATTAAACTTATTTTGTAAAACCTTTTTTGGTTTTTATATTTTTAAACATAATTAGAAATTTTAAATGGTAGATAGCACCGTTAGTATTTTCATGCTTACCTATAATCAAGAACAATTTATAGCTCAAACTATAGAAAGTGTTTTGATGCAAAAAACAGATTTTGATTATCAATTAGTTATAGGAGAGGATTGCAGTACTGATACCACGCGAACCATATGTGAAAAGTATGCTTTAGCACATCCGACAAAAATAAAATTATTACCTCCTTTAGAAAAAAATATAGGGCTCATAGCTAACTACATGCGAACCATTAAGGCTTGTGATGGTAAGTATATAGCCATTTGTGATGGAGACGATTATTGGATAGACGCATATAAACTGCAAAAACAAGTCGTTTTTTTAGAGAACAACACCAATTTTTCGATCGTTTACACTAGAGTTAGAAAGCTTTTTCCTAATGGTGAATTTAAAGAATCAACTGCGAATCTGAAGAAGACAACATTTAGTTTTGATGATTTGATTTTTGATAATTTTATACCATCAGTTTCGGTCCTTTTTAAGAATATTCAAGACCATCAAAATCAACTTCCCAATTGGATTTTAAAATTTCCATATGGCGATTGGCCGACCTATTTATGGACTTTAAAAGATGGCGGTAGGATTCATTTTTTGGATGATGTTACGGCAGTATATAGAATGGATATTGGTGTCTCTTTTAAAATTAGAAAAGTAGCCAGCGCGATTGTTAAAACAAATTTGGGAATAACGCATGAAATCCTAAACGATTTTAATTTTAAACATAAACAACCTGTTGTTCAAAAAGCTTTAGTCAATAAAAAAATAAGCTTAATGGTTAGATATAATAGAGAAAGAAATTATTTAGGCGCTTTTAAATTGTATTTTTATAACCTAAAATACGATTTACAACATTATCCAATTACAAAAATGTATTTGTATTCTTTATATAAAAGTTTTTAATGATTACCTTAGTTTTAACCAATCGCAACCGCGACTTAAGAATTGTGGAAAAATGTTTGCAATCATTGCACGAGCAAACATGTGTGGATTTTGAGTTGTTTTTAGTCGACTATGGTTCTAATAAAGGCTATAAATCGCAATTGGAAACACTATTAAAACTCTATCCTAAAATTCAATACATAGATTGTCCAGTTGAAGGACAATTGTGGCATAAATGTCGTGCTATTAATATCGCTTTGCAACAAACCAATACCCCTTACTTTTTGGTAGGTGATATTGATTTGATTTTTGCACCTACTTTTATAGAAAATGCAATAAGACTAGCAAAGCCTAATGAAGTACATTATTTTCAATATGGTTTTCTATCTCAAGAAGAATCATTAGCTAATAAAAATTTTGGTTCTTATGAATTGGCTTTTAGAGGTAGCGAAGAAGTTACAGGAACAACTTTATTTCCTACAACCGCATTGAAAGTGCTACATGGATATGATGAGTTTTACCATGGTTGGGGCGCTGAAGATACAGATGTTCATATTAGAATGAAAAATGCAGGAAACGCCATATTCTTCTATGATAAGGCCGTTTTAGTAAAACATCAATGGCATCCAAAAGTATATAGAAGTAAGTTTAGTAAGCATCCATTTCACTCTAAATTAGAGCGTATAAACCATTCCTATATGTTGCTTTCTTATAGGGCTCAAAGAACCATTGTAAATCAAAATATTGATTGGGGATCTCCTACACTTAAAGAGGACTATGAAAAATTGACAAGCATTTATCGTTATATTCATATAAAATGTACATTAATAGAAGTGAATGCCCTATTAGCTCAAATGGCTAATTTTAATAATGAAGTCATTTTAATTGAAATAACACCTTTATCTCTTTCAGATAAGGTTAAAAACATACTAAAACACCTATTTGGACGAAAACACCAATTGTTGTATAATATGGAAGTAGTCAATAATTTATTATTAGAGGCTATTATCAAACAGTTTCGTAATAATCCTTATTCACATACTTTTAATCGAAGTCAAAAAAGTATACAGCTTAAAATGTATTTTAAATAATGAAAATTCTTATGGTTTCTATTCCATCACTCCATTTTTTTAGATGGACGAGCCAACTTCAAGATGCAGGTCATGAAGTATATTGGTTCGATATTACAGGAATGAGTAAGCCTGTAGAAAGAATAGGTTGGGTGATTCAAAAAACCGATTGGAAACTCCGTTGGAGTTATCCAGGTCGGGTATTTTTGAAAAAGAATTTTCCTCAAATTTATAATAGAATTCAAAAAATCAATAAACGGAATACAGAAAAAGTATTTGAAGAATATCTTAACAAAATCAAACCAGATGTAGTGCATAGTTTTGCGTTGTATTTATCATGTTCACCCATTATTGGGGTTATGGAAAAATATCCAACTCAAAAATGGATTTACTCTTCTTGGGGCAGTGATTTGTATTATTTTCAAAATGATTCAAATTATTTAAGAGACATTAAACGTGTTTTACCAAGAATTAACTATTTATTTACAGATTGTAAACGAGATTATGGTATAGCTCAACGATATGGTTTTAATGGTGCTTTTTTTGGTGTTTTTCCTGGAGGAGGAGGTTTTGATATAGAAAGAATGACCAATTATAAAATTCCTAATAACAAACGAAAAATTATTTTGATTAAAGGGTTCCAAGGACGTTCTGGTCGTGTAATTCCGGTTTTAAACGCTATTAAGCAATTACAAGAGCAGCTTTATAATTTTGAAATTGTTGTTTTTGGAGCAGATGATGAAGTATTTGCTTTTATAGCTGATTCAGAATTACAAAGTTGGGAGAATTTCAAAGTTTTGGGTAAAATAGTTCGTGAGGAATTAATACAATTGATGGGGAAATCACGACTATATATAGGAAACAGCAACTCAGACGGTATTCCTAATACTTTGCTAGAATCTATTTGTATGGATGTGTTTCCGATACAATCTAATCCTGGAGGAGCAACAGCTGAAATAATTAAAAATGGAGTAAATGGGTTTTTGATTGAAAATTGTGAAAATGTTGAAGAAATTAAAGGAACAATTACATTGTTTTTTAAAAATAAGTATTTAATAGAGAGTGCAATAAATCATAATTTTATTCATATAATCCCGAGTTTAGGGTGTCAATATCTTAAACACGAGGTGTTAACGAAATATGATAATATCTAAAGTAATTTAAAAGGATTAATAAAAATGAGTTCTTCAAATACAATACGGCTTTTTTGGTGGAATGAAAAAGTAATACAAGGTAAAACGAAAGAGAATTATGGGGATTTATTAGGGAAATATTTGGTAGAACAAATTTCGAGTAAAAAAGTCGTTTTTGCATGGCCAAAAAAATGGTCGTTTCTAGATTTTTTTCAACCAATTTATGTTACCATAGGTAGTATTTTAACACATGTGAATCATAAATGTGTGGTTTGGGGTAGTGGTATTATTAGTCAAGAATATGTAATTAAAAATGCCCGATTTTTAGCAGTGCGTGGACCACAAACAAGAAATTTTTTATTGAATTCAGGATATCAAGTTCCCGAAATATATGGAGACCCCGCATTGTTATTACCTCGATTTTTTGCTCCAAAAGTGGACAAGAAATATAAGTACGGTATCGTTCCCCATTATAATGATTGGAAAAAGGTTAGAGATTGGTTTAGTGATAATAGTGAAATTCTAGTTATAGACATGATGACTACTAATATAGAATCAAAAACCATAGAATTTTTGCAATGTAAAAAAATCATTTCGTCTTCATTACACGGAATTATCATAGCACATGCTTATGGAATACCTGCAGTTTGGCAAAAATTTTCAGATAAAGTTTTTGGCGATGATATAAAGTATCAAGATTATTTTGAGTCGATACAAATGGAATATTATATTCCTACTATTCGGGATAATTGCTATTCAATAGATGAACTAGAAGATTTGTTTATTTTTCATCCAAGTTTGCCAAGTACCTATGTATTAGAAAATCTCAGAAACGGTTTAATGGATGTTTGCCCATTTAAAAAAATCTAAAAAATATAAATCATTATATTTGATTTTGATTTAAAAAGATATGAAGAAAATAGGTTTTATACCCCTTAGAAAAAATTCCAAAGGAATTCCAAATAAAAACAAACGAAAAATGGTGGGAAGACCATTGTTTACATGGGTTTTAGGTGAAGCTATTTTTTCTGATTTAGACATGGTTTATGTGTATACCGATGATGAAGAAATTATCGATTTTATAAATAAAGAATACCATTGGACCTCCAAAGTGAAGGTAGTTTTGCGAAGCGATGAAAGCGCTACAGATACAGCTTCTACAGAGTTTGCTATGTTGGAATTCGCTGAAAATATAAATTATGATTTTGATGTGTTTTGTTTACTTCAAGCGACATCGCCATTCACTAAAAGAGAAGATATTAATGCCTGTTTAGATAAATTAAATGATGGTTATGATTCTTCTTTAACAGTAGTAAATACCCATCGTTTTTTATGGAACGAAAACGGAACTGCCATTAATTACGATCCACATAAAAGACCACGCCGACAAGATTTTGATGGTTTGTTGGTTGAAAATGGAGCTGTTTATACAACCACTAAAGAGTCTTTACAGAAACATAAAAACAGGTTGGGAGAAAAAGTAGCAGTGGTTAAAATGGCAGAGAACACTTTATTCGAAATAGATTCTGAGAACGATTGGATCGCTGTTGAAACCTTACTCATTGAACGCCAAAAACGAGCTAAAGAGTCTAAAAAAATCACTCATATTGTTTTAGATGTTGATGGCGTTTTTACCGATGGAACTATAACATATACCAAAGATGGTGAACATACCAAAAGCTTCGATATGCGTGATGGCATGGGACTTGAAATATTACGACAGTTTAATATTGAGGTTATGGTCATGACATCGGAGCAGTCTGAATTGGTTGCTAAGCGCATGCAGAAATTAAAAATTAATTATGTGTTTTTAGGTGTGAAAGATAAATTCAGCCTACTACAACATGTTTTAAAAGAACAAAATATATCACTTAATAATGTTGCTTATTTAGGCGATGATGTGAACGATTTAACTAATATTTGTAGTGTGGGCTGGTCGTTAACTCCTAATAATGCTACCGATGTTGTGAAACGGCACGCAGACATAGTGCTTTCTAAAAATTCGGGAGCTGGTGCCATTCGAGAAGCATGCCAGTTCATTTTTAATTATAATAAACGATTTTAATTGCCTCAATAAATTTATGAACACTTATAAAAAACCCTACATCATTGCCGAAATTGGTTGTAATCATAAAGGCGACATGGAAATTGCAAAAGACCTGATTAAAGTGGCGAAAATATTTTGTAATGCCGATGCTGTAAAGTTTCAAAAACGAAATAATAAAGAATTATTAACAGAAGAGCAATACAACCAACCACATCCAAATCCAGCTAATTCGTATGGAGATACCTACGGGGCGCATCGAGAGTATTTAGAGTTTGATGTGCAGCAGCATAAAGAGTTGAAATCTTATTGCGAAGAAATTGGTATTACTTACTCTACATCGGTTTGGGATCTAACATCTGCAAAAGAAATAACTTCCTTACAACCTGAGTTTATTAAAATACCCTCAGCATGTAATAATAATATGAAAATGTTGGAATGGTTATGTGAAAATTACCAAGGCGAACTTCATATTTCAACAGGTATGACTACTAAAAATGAAATAGAAGATTTGGTGGAATTTTTCAAAAAATTCAACAGAAATAAAGACTTAGTGCTTTACAACTGTACATCGGGGTACCCAGTGCCGTTTGAAGATGTTTGCCTTTTAGATATAAATATATTGATTGAAAAATATAAAAATGAGGTAAAACATATTGGTTTTTCAGGACATCATTTAGGTATAGCTGTAGATGTGGCTGCTTATACCTTAGGTGCAAATATTATAGAGCGGCATTATACTATTGATAGAACGTGGAAAGGAACAGACCATGCCGCATCCTTAGAACCTATGGGTTTGCGTAAGTTATCCAGAGATTTAAATGCGGTTTATAAAGCGCTTAGATACAAATCACAAGATATTTTGCCCATAGAGCAAATGCAACGAGACAAATTAAAAAATAAAAAAGGGTAAATTTATTTAGTAATGAAAAAAAAAATATTCGTTTTTTTTCCTGATGGTGTAGGTTTAAGAAACTTTGCATTTACAGATTTTAAACAGATAGGTGAAAACATGGGTTATGATATCCATTACTGGAACAACACTGTTTTTTCATTAAAAGATAATTTGGGTTTTGAAGAGGTTAGAATTGAAAATCATCAAATTCATTCATTAACACCTTTGTATTCTAGAGCTAGAAAACGAATTGAGCTAAACGTATCTGAAAAGAAGTTTAATGATAAAGTATATCCTACCTACAAATTTCCATTTAATAATAACGGATTAAAAAATAAACTTAAAAGTATATATACCAAACTTTTAATAGGTTTATATAATTCTGAAAAGGGCATTGAACGTATTCGTAAAAAGATAAATGATTTAGAGCGTTCAACATCTAAATACGCCTATTGTAAAGCACAATTACTAGAACATAAACCAGATTTAGTGTTTTGCACCACACAGCGTTCTACACAATCTATTAGCGCTTTGTTGGCAGCACAAGATTTAGGAATTCAAACAGTAGCATTTGTATATTCTTGGGATAACGTACCTAAAGCGATGCAGGTGGTAGAAACCGATTATTATTTTGTGTGGAGTGATTTAATGAAAGCACAAGTTTTACAATATTACCCATTTGTTAAAGAGGAACAAGTTTTTGTTACAGGAACTCCGCAATTTGAACCACATTTTGATTTGAACTTAAAAGAAACAAGAAATGATTTTTTTAAGCAGTATAATCTAGATATTAATAAAAAATATATTTGCTATTCTGGTGATGATGAAACCACCTCGCCGTTAGACCAATATTATTTAGAAGATTTGGCATATGCAGTACGTAACTTAAACTCCAAAGGCTATAATCTAGGTATTATTTACAGAAAATGCCCCGTAGATTTCACCAATAGATATGATGCTATTATTGAGTCTAATAAAGATGTTATTGAAGTGTTGGACCCTATATGGAAACAAGTTGGTACCATGTGGAATGAAGTATTGCCTGCTAAAGAAGATTTTAAAATGTTGTACAATGTGTGTGCACATAGTGAATTTGTTACCAATGTGTGTTCATCTACCGTATTCGATTTTGTAACTCATAATAAACCCTGTATTTATTACAATTATGAACAACCTCAATTAAAAAAAGGCATTCGAGATATTGGTCAGAATTACAAATACGTTCATTTTAGAAGTATGCCAAGTGAAAATGCTGCTGTTTTTTGCACTAATAAAAATGATTTGGAAGAATTGGTACAACAAATCCTAGATGACAAATTATCAAATGTAGAAGAAGGTTTAAAATGGTTTGAAATTGTAGCTGGTGAAACACCAACAAAAGCTTCGGAGCATATTTGGAAAGCTATTAAAAATATATTGGCATGAAAATAGGCTTCATCACTTCAGAATATCCTCATCCTAAAGTATCACATGCAGCGGGTATTGGAACAAGTATCAAAAACTTAGCCATTGCTTTAGTAGAAAAAGGAATCAAGGTTATTGTGTTTGTATACCATCAAGAGGAAGATACTGTTGTTTTTGATGAAGGGGTTACCATTCATTTAATTGCAAAAAAAAGATATAAACTACTTACTTGGTATCATTACAGAAAACAGTTAAATTGGTACATTAGTAACGTAGTAAAAGAAGAAGGTATTGATTTATTGGAAGCTCCAGATTGGACGGGTATTACCGCTTTTATGCATTTTAAAGTTCCTATAGTAATACGATTTCATGGTAGTGACGCTTATTTTTGTAAATTAGATAAACGTAAACAAAAGTTTAAAAATTTTTTGTTTGAAAAATTAGCTTTAAAAAACGCTTCAGCTTATATCGCTCCCACCACTTTTGCAGGTATCGAAACCCAAAAAATTTTCAGTTTAAATAAAAAGAAAATTAAAACCATTCACTATGGATTGGAATTAAAAAAATTTGAAAATGAAACACCTGCTATTTATAACAGAAATACCATTCTGTATATTGGAACTATTATCAGAAAAAAAGGGGTTTTAGAATTAGCTAAAATATTTAATAAAGTAGTTGAACAAAATATAGATGCGCAATTAATACTAATAGGAAATGATGCGCCCGATTTAAAGACAGGAACACTATCAACCTACGCATTGGTAGAAAGTCTATTTTCAAATAAAGCTAAAAAGAATGTCAGTTATTTAGGAAAAGTACCTTATTCTGAAGTGAAAAATCATATTAAAAATGCGCATGTATGTGTATTTCCTAGTTTTGCCGAAACTTTAGGGATGGTAACCATTGAAAGTATGGCGCTGCAAAAACCAGTGGTTAATACGAGTATAGGTTGGGCGCAAGAATTAATTGATGATGGTGAAAATGGTTATTTGGTGCTTCCTTCTGACATCGATTTGTACGCACAACGTATTTTAACCTTATTAAACGATGAAGCATTATGCATTAGCATAGGTAAAGCAGCAAGAAGAAAGGTTGAAACTACTTTTGATATTGAGGTTTTAGCGGACAAAAATTTAGACTATTATAGGTCCTTATTGAAATGATAATACTAGTACATAATAATAACAAACCAGTAACGATTTTTGATGCAAGTAGTGAATTTGCTATTGATTTTGATGCGGAAAAAGAATTAGGTAGTATATTATATGAATTAGCTAAAGTCTACCCCAAAGAACTTTTAATTTGGGTACATCAAGATTATAAAGAACAAATAGATTTTGATGCGATAAACAATATTTTTCACCATAAACTAATTATGGCTTCCTTTACTGTTTCAGGCAAATATGTAATTCCAGAACAAATAGGGTATGTAGAACAAAAGCCATACACAAACGTATCTAAACACGTTTATTTCCCAACATGGCTCATGAGTAGCGATATTGGAGGTATTTATGCAGAAACATTCAATAATATCAAATTACAACATCTTGATGAAAAGGATTTTAATTTATTATTATGCTCGTTAGCAAAGCAAGCAATGCCGAAGGGATTGTTTTGTTACTCTAATCCTAATTTGCTTAAAAAATCAGGTAAATTGAAAGTAAAGGAGGTACAAGTCTCCACCTTTCAATTATTTAAATTTGTAAAGCAGCATTACAAAGCTATTTGGATAGTAAACTTATTGTTGTGTTTTTTATTTTTTGAAAAGAAACTTCATTTGATGTCATTCCTCCGAAGTTTGTTTTTTAAAAAATTACATGCTGAAGTTGATTTCAGTAAAATTAACGTGTTATCAACAAAAAATAAAAAAATAGAAAAAGAAGTAGATGTTATTATTCCAACTTTAGGAAGAAAAGAATGTTTATATGATGTTCTAAAAGATTTATCAAATCAAACATGGCTTCCTGAAAATGTGATTATAGTGGAGCAAAATTCCATAGAAAACTCAGTTTCAGAATTAGATTATTTGAATAACGAAACTTGGCCATTTATTATTAAGCATTACTTTATAAATCAAACAGGAGCATGCAATGCGCGCAATCTTGCACTATCTCATGTTACAAGCGAGTGGGTGTTTTTGGCCGATGACGACATAAGATTCGATAGTAAACTAATTGAAAAAACATTTCAAAACATTAAAAAATATAGAACAGGAGCATTTGTTTTTTTATGTTTACAACCAGGTGAAACACAAACATATTTCATTACTGCTCAAACAGATATTTTTGGGTCTGGGACAAGCTTTGTAAAATCG
The genomic region above belongs to Mariniflexile litorale and contains:
- a CDS encoding acyltransferase; the protein is MVKRIKNNNFDFLRFLFAIFVVISHAYALSGGAEENTGINKLSNGQLSFSQIGLSGFFIISGYFIFQSLQRSKSLLIYYKKRFLRIFPALVVVLCLSLILVAFVYTGEVSFFKNKEVYTYIPYNVSLYGFQSSIQGVFDTNTYRSINGSLWSIRYEFSLYIALSFLFFIRNKKWIISYVLSLTFFVFYILYNFYLPKFAGASFMNLLGLHILNLGTFFIAGSVLASLQLETFKNKKTLLFVAVSIFLCSPYFNYYDLVNYIVLPFLILLIGFVPFIGLKDFFKLGDASYGIYIYSFPIQQTLMWFFKMNTYTLMLYSIFLSIGFGFLSWHLIEKQALKLKQNV
- a CDS encoding N-acetylneuraminate synthase family protein, whose translation is MNTYKKPYIIAEIGCNHKGDMEIAKDLIKVAKIFCNADAVKFQKRNNKELLTEEQYNQPHPNPANSYGDTYGAHREYLEFDVQQHKELKSYCEEIGITYSTSVWDLTSAKEITSLQPEFIKIPSACNNNMKMLEWLCENYQGELHISTGMTTKNEIEDLVEFFKKFNRNKDLVLYNCTSGYPVPFEDVCLLDINILIEKYKNEVKHIGFSGHHLGIAVDVAAYTLGANIIERHYTIDRTWKGTDHAASLEPMGLRKLSRDLNAVYKALRYKSQDILPIEQMQRDKLKNKKG
- a CDS encoding glycosyltransferase family 4 protein; this encodes MKILMVSIPSLHFFRWTSQLQDAGHEVYWFDITGMSKPVERIGWVIQKTDWKLRWSYPGRVFLKKNFPQIYNRIQKINKRNTEKVFEEYLNKIKPDVVHSFALYLSCSPIIGVMEKYPTQKWIYSSWGSDLYYFQNDSNYLRDIKRVLPRINYLFTDCKRDYGIAQRYGFNGAFFGVFPGGGGFDIERMTNYKIPNNKRKIILIKGFQGRSGRVIPVLNAIKQLQEQLYNFEIVVFGADDEVFAFIADSELQSWENFKVLGKIVREELIQLMGKSRLYIGNSNSDGIPNTLLESICMDVFPIQSNPGGATAEIIKNGVNGFLIENCENVEEIKGTITLFFKNKYLIESAINHNFIHIIPSLGCQYLKHEVLTKYDNI
- a CDS encoding glycosyltransferase; this translates as MVDSTVSIFMLTYNQEQFIAQTIESVLMQKTDFDYQLVIGEDCSTDTTRTICEKYALAHPTKIKLLPPLEKNIGLIANYMRTIKACDGKYIAICDGDDYWIDAYKLQKQVVFLENNTNFSIVYTRVRKLFPNGEFKESTANLKKTTFSFDDLIFDNFIPSVSVLFKNIQDHQNQLPNWILKFPYGDWPTYLWTLKDGGRIHFLDDVTAVYRMDIGVSFKIRKVASAIVKTNLGITHEILNDFNFKHKQPVVQKALVNKKISLMVRYNRERNYLGAFKLYFYNLKYDLQHYPITKMYLYSLYKSF
- a CDS encoding glycosyltransferase family A protein, producing MSQLVSIIVPCYNQALYLDDALQSVMNQSYQEWECIIVDDGSPDNTEQIAKEWLAKDIRFKYINKKNGGICSARNLGITEADGEFILPLDADDKIGSDYLKLTINEFLKDPTLKVVYTKAEKFGSESGVWNLPVFDISKLGLYNMIFCSALYRKTEWERVGGYDLNMVLGLEDWEFWIAVLKNGGHVSQLDYVGFYYRIKEKSRHTNLDVSDKKELYNYLSIKHADFYVKHQGSFITLNSEIEALKKMKLLKGRKKVLNLFCKTFFGFYIFKHN
- a CDS encoding glycosyltransferase, yielding MITLVLTNRNRDLRIVEKCLQSLHEQTCVDFELFLVDYGSNKGYKSQLETLLKLYPKIQYIDCPVEGQLWHKCRAINIALQQTNTPYFLVGDIDLIFAPTFIENAIRLAKPNEVHYFQYGFLSQEESLANKNFGSYELAFRGSEEVTGTTLFPTTALKVLHGYDEFYHGWGAEDTDVHIRMKNAGNAIFFYDKAVLVKHQWHPKVYRSKFSKHPFHSKLERINHSYMLLSYRAQRTIVNQNIDWGSPTLKEDYEKLTSIYRYIHIKCTLIEVNALLAQMANFNNEVILIEITPLSLSDKVKNILKHLFGRKHQLLYNMEVVNNLLLEAIIKQFRNNPYSHTFNRSQKSIQLKMYFK
- a CDS encoding glycosyltransferase family 4 protein codes for the protein MKIGFITSEYPHPKVSHAAGIGTSIKNLAIALVEKGIKVIVFVYHQEEDTVVFDEGVTIHLIAKKRYKLLTWYHYRKQLNWYISNVVKEEGIDLLEAPDWTGITAFMHFKVPIVIRFHGSDAYFCKLDKRKQKFKNFLFEKLALKNASAYIAPTTFAGIETQKIFSLNKKKIKTIHYGLELKKFENETPAIYNRNTILYIGTIIRKKGVLELAKIFNKVVEQNIDAQLILIGNDAPDLKTGTLSTYALVESLFSNKAKKNVSYLGKVPYSEVKNHIKNAHVCVFPSFAETLGMVTIESMALQKPVVNTSIGWAQELIDDGENGYLVLPSDIDLYAQRILTLLNDEALCISIGKAARRKVETTFDIEVLADKNLDYYRSLLK
- a CDS encoding polysaccharide pyruvyl transferase family protein, with product MSSSNTIRLFWWNEKVIQGKTKENYGDLLGKYLVEQISSKKVVFAWPKKWSFLDFFQPIYVTIGSILTHVNHKCVVWGSGIISQEYVIKNARFLAVRGPQTRNFLLNSGYQVPEIYGDPALLLPRFFAPKVDKKYKYGIVPHYNDWKKVRDWFSDNSEILVIDMMTTNIESKTIEFLQCKKIISSSLHGIIIAHAYGIPAVWQKFSDKVFGDDIKYQDYFESIQMEYYIPTIRDNCYSIDELEDLFIFHPSLPSTYVLENLRNGLMDVCPFKKI
- a CDS encoding acylneuraminate cytidylyltransferase, producing MKKIGFIPLRKNSKGIPNKNKRKMVGRPLFTWVLGEAIFSDLDMVYVYTDDEEIIDFINKEYHWTSKVKVVLRSDESATDTASTEFAMLEFAENINYDFDVFCLLQATSPFTKREDINACLDKLNDGYDSSLTVVNTHRFLWNENGTAINYDPHKRPRRQDFDGLLVENGAVYTTTKESLQKHKNRLGEKVAVVKMAENTLFEIDSENDWIAVETLLIERQKRAKESKKITHIVLDVDGVFTDGTITYTKDGEHTKSFDMRDGMGLEILRQFNIEVMVMTSEQSELVAKRMQKLKINYVFLGVKDKFSLLQHVLKEQNISLNNVAYLGDDVNDLTNICSVGWSLTPNNATDVVKRHADIVLSKNSGAGAIREACQFIFNYNKRF
- a CDS encoding UDP-glycosyltransferase — its product is MKKKIFVFFPDGVGLRNFAFTDFKQIGENMGYDIHYWNNTVFSLKDNLGFEEVRIENHQIHSLTPLYSRARKRIELNVSEKKFNDKVYPTYKFPFNNNGLKNKLKSIYTKLLIGLYNSEKGIERIRKKINDLERSTSKYAYCKAQLLEHKPDLVFCTTQRSTQSISALLAAQDLGIQTVAFVYSWDNVPKAMQVVETDYYFVWSDLMKAQVLQYYPFVKEEQVFVTGTPQFEPHFDLNLKETRNDFFKQYNLDINKKYICYSGDDETTSPLDQYYLEDLAYAVRNLNSKGYNLGIIYRKCPVDFTNRYDAIIESNKDVIEVLDPIWKQVGTMWNEVLPAKEDFKMLYNVCAHSEFVTNVCSSTVFDFVTHNKPCIYYNYEQPQLKKGIRDIGQNYKYVHFRSMPSENAAVFCTNKNDLEELVQQILDDKLSNVEEGLKWFEIVAGETPTKASEHIWKAIKNILA